One Vespa crabro chromosome 1, iyVesCrab1.2, whole genome shotgun sequence genomic region harbors:
- the LOC124426479 gene encoding arylalkylamine N-acetyltransferase 1-like isoform X1 → METILANNLSPTARIGDTNIEQKGKTNFVKDTKKMTRYTLADSADSVINAAMDYHIEIITRDDKHRVLKFLRRFFFRDEPLNQNIALIPEGENSTCLELEDYCSKSSLENNLSLMAVSSTGAIIGVLLNGKLEPCEEDEPDYIENCENLKFRKILRFLHYIDKRVNVGKFQDQNILEIRIISVDTNWRGKGIAKALIEKTIEIAKEHNFQAIRVDCTSMFSGKLCERFGFETIDQVKYSDYVDENGKPIFTPAPPHMAANSYIKRL, encoded by the exons ATGGAGACCATTTTGGCGAATAATTTGTCACCTACCGCTCGAATTGGAGATACTAACATCGAGCAGAagggaaaaacaaattttgttAAAGATACTAAGAAAATGACGAGATATACG tTGGCGGATTCCGCCGATTCCGTGATCAACGCCGCTATGGATTAtcacattgaaattataacGAGGGACGACAAGCACAGGGTATTGAAATTTCTCAGGAGATTTTTCTTCCGAGACGAACCTCTTAATCAAAATATCGCTCTTATACCGGAAGGAGAAAATAGCACGTGTCTCGAATTGGAAGACTATTGTAGTAAATCTTCCCTTGAAAACAATCTAAGTTTAATGGCTGTATCATCAACCGGTGCGATCATTGGCGTTTTATTAAATG gAAAATTAGAGCCATGCGAGGAAGACGAACCAGACTATATAGAAAACTGTGAAAATCTTAAATTCAGAAAGATATTAAGGTTTTTGCATTATATAGATAAGAGAGTGAACGTTGGGAAATTTCAAgatcaaaatatattagaaataagaataatctctGTTGATACTAATTGGAGAGGCAAAGGTATTGCCAAAGCACTTATTGAAAAAACAAT aGAGATCGCTAAGGAACACAATTTTCAAGCAATACGTGTTGATTGTACATCCATGTTCTctggaaaattatgcgaacgATTTGGTTTTGAAACAATAGATCAagtgaaatattccgattacgTTGACGAAAATGGTAAACCTATTTTTACACCTGCTCCTCCACATATGGCTGCTAACTCATATAtcaaaagattataa
- the LOC124426479 gene encoding arylalkylamine N-acetyltransferase 1-like isoform X2: protein MDYHIEIITRDDKHRVLKFLRRFFFRDEPLNQNIALIPEGENSTCLELEDYCSKSSLENNLSLMAVSSTGAIIGVLLNGKLEPCEEDEPDYIENCENLKFRKILRFLHYIDKRVNVGKFQDQNILEIRIISVDTNWRGKGIAKALIEKTIEIAKEHNFQAIRVDCTSMFSGKLCERFGFETIDQVKYSDYVDENGKPIFTPAPPHMAANSYIKRL from the exons ATGGATTAtcacattgaaattataacGAGGGACGACAAGCACAGGGTATTGAAATTTCTCAGGAGATTTTTCTTCCGAGACGAACCTCTTAATCAAAATATCGCTCTTATACCGGAAGGAGAAAATAGCACGTGTCTCGAATTGGAAGACTATTGTAGTAAATCTTCCCTTGAAAACAATCTAAGTTTAATGGCTGTATCATCAACCGGTGCGATCATTGGCGTTTTATTAAATG gAAAATTAGAGCCATGCGAGGAAGACGAACCAGACTATATAGAAAACTGTGAAAATCTTAAATTCAGAAAGATATTAAGGTTTTTGCATTATATAGATAAGAGAGTGAACGTTGGGAAATTTCAAgatcaaaatatattagaaataagaataatctctGTTGATACTAATTGGAGAGGCAAAGGTATTGCCAAAGCACTTATTGAAAAAACAAT aGAGATCGCTAAGGAACACAATTTTCAAGCAATACGTGTTGATTGTACATCCATGTTCTctggaaaattatgcgaacgATTTGGTTTTGAAACAATAGATCAagtgaaatattccgattacgTTGACGAAAATGGTAAACCTATTTTTACACCTGCTCCTCCACATATGGCTGCTAACTCATATAtcaaaagattataa
- the LOC124426701 gene encoding uncharacterized protein LOC124426701, with protein MGKEGHDKFVALQEAYNVLSKEHTRKQYDMSLKYNTYSSFYPDHNPKADHYHVYRSRREWEEHMARGNWQPNYNNKEQKNINSELLIYIVFGIFLIIFQLIIVQQGLLSRIDLMQMKYQKEYNAIRQKVKNLTFEEQMDLVKEKMRIHEEQENRRKFDDKK; from the exons ATGGGAAAAGAGGGACATGATAAATTTGTAGCGTTGCAAGAAGCTTACAATGTCCTCAGCAAGGAACATACAAGAAAACAATATGACATgagtttaaaatataatacttattcgTCATTTTATCCTGACCATAATCCAAAAGCAGACCATTACCATGTTTACAGATC ACGTAGAGAATGGGAAGAGCATATGGCAAGAGGAAACTGGCAAccaaattacaataataaagaacaaaaaaatataaattctgagctattaatttatattgtatttgggatatttttaataatttttcaattgataATTGTTCAACAAGGATTACTTAGTAGAATTGATCTGATGCaaatgaaatatcaaaaagaatataacgcaaTACGACAAAAGGTGAAAAATCTTACGTTTGAAGAGCAGATGGAtcttgtgaaagaaaaaatgaggatACACGAGGAAcaagagaatagaagaaaatttgatG ataagaagtaa
- the LOC124426653 gene encoding pre-mRNA 3'-end-processing factor FIP1, which translates to MADESEEQWLYGDSTDGKELSPTNVQIESQQNDSIPINSQEASQILEEKKNDNVPERLAEISENAGSPREECTLNNMQDENDPDVSKNGTREASSQEDGEAASDSDSDDDVHVVIGDIKSTPAYGSLNIKRGGLLTTASGVPDKLNKQPGKFSIDEFETIGVINGMPAHEFNLDQLEDKPWRQPGADITDYFNYGFNEETWRAYCERQKKMRSESGVGLILNAGGGGSNPGGMRVPQVAITNDNSKYSGIMGPKRAGPPPGRKMAGTIDVIGSSGLASRRNLDKSPPKGNVIQVMTADRREYSRKPGFPDMSVPPPGAGLPPPFDMPPPGYPGEPAPFYMPETDPYYQSYEPTQDNQWGNDPTWQPTNLAIPMTEGEEEKDMGPKTIPTMVPPISIPPLMPPRDQRDIRERERDRDRDRERERDLDSMGREREREKERERDREREKDSMIRDRDRERDSVARDEERDRDRSRSQYRHKERHRHRSRSRSRRHKSRSRSPSRRKKKSRRSDRERSKEESE; encoded by the exons ATGGCGGACGAAAGTGAAGAACAGTGGTTATATGGAGATTCAACGGATGGAAAAGAATTATCGCCGACAAATGTTCAAATTGAAAGTCAACAAAATGATTCAATACCTATTAATTCTCAAGAAGCATCACAAATtttggaagaaaagaaaaatgataacgtTCCAGAAAGATTAGCCGAG ATATCAGAAAATGCAGGTTCACCTAGAGAAGAATGTACATTGAATAATATGCAAGATGAAAATGATCCTGATGTTAGTAAAAATGGTACAAGAGAAGCTTCCAGTCAAGAGGATGGAGAAGCTGCAAGTGATTCTGATTCTGACGACGACGTTCATGTAGTTATTGGGGATATTAAATCGACACCGGCATATGgtagtttaaatattaaaagaggTGGCCTACTTACGACCGCATCAGGGGTACCTGATAAATTGAATAAGCAACCAGGGAAATTTAGTATAGACGAATTCGAAACAATTGGTGTTATCAATGGAATGCCAGCTcatgaatttaatttagatCAATTAGAAGATAAACCATGGAGACAGCCTGGTGCAGATATAACAGACTATTTCAATTATGGTTTCAATGAAGAAACTTGGAGAGCTTATTGTGAACgacagaaaaaaatgagaagtgAATCTGGAGTAGGTTTGATATTAAATGCGGGAGGCGGTGGAAGTAATCCAGGTGGTATGCGAGTACCACAAGTAGCAATTACTAATGATAACAGTAAATACTCTGGTATCATGGGACCAAAACGAGCTGGACCACCGCCAGGTAGAAAAATGGCTGGCACTATAGATGTCATCGGAAGTTCAGGATTAGCTTCTAGAAGGAATCTTGATAAATCACCGCCTAAAGGAAACGTAATACAAGTGATGACAGCAGACAGAAGAGAATATTCTAGAAAACCAGGTTTTCCAGATATGAGCGTACCACCGCCAGGAGCAGGATTACCTCCACCCTTCGATATGCCACCTCCTGGATATCCCGGAGAGCCAGCTCCATTCTACATGCCTGAGACTGATCCGTATTATCAAAGTTATGAACCTACTCAAGATAATCAATGGGGTAACGATCCA ACTTGGCAACCAACAAATTTAGCCATTCCAATGACAGAAggcgaagaagagaaagatatgggCCCTAAAACGATACCCACAATGGTACCACCGATATCTATACCACCTTTGATGCCACCTAGAGATCAACGAGATATTCGAGAACGTGAGAGGGATAGAGATCGAGATAGGGAACGTGAAAGAGATTTGGATTCGATGggtagggagagagaaagggaaaaagaaagggagcgTGATcgtgaaagggaaaaagattcAATGATCAGAGATCGTGATCGAGAAAGAGACTCCGTAGCAcgagacgaagaaagagatcGCGATAGATCACGATCGCAATATCGACATAAAGAGAG GCATAGGCATCGTTCAAGGTCACGATCTCGTAGACACAAATCGCGATCGCGAAGTCCGAGTAGACGTAAGAAGAAATCAAGACGCTCCGACCGGGAACGTTCTAAAGAAGAAAGCGAATGa